From one Desulfobacteraceae bacterium genomic stretch:
- a CDS encoding LOG family protein, which produces MITPEATPQIFRGLLQTADGLITRVSESNGRQIRFQAAFSLSDRLIECIRHQPQDVIFSERSRIARLGVQIKGPPLTAACLDGRTAVLDLTATQVIAGYPGLDLLRDFFTAGLPVGRLVYCDPDALMTSDQVLAAIEDSALKLPASTSISSDGSIVIAPHRVVCELKEPIGREVLGRILIKDNGREILGRHQVRRPVAALKIPAGEGVITTCSMYLNEHYVVLQSGFELGGHLPATILDPIKTRGIRIYLEIVNRTAHLLVNPLITAKIYRAPTIRPSRRKSDKGRPHYTFQEMRALGVQLDALRPATCHFLDKPVGLLAKADGQPRFFVNGPDAPCPATMAECALARRDFSIRSCCAHQYATAHLREAAIEAPSALVLKYFPNIVEHRDIINVVCDGKIDTLYFLEPSREHGPFLSQNDHGRLQDYHTFGVQVFWVSSLTRRIMAHTMRDGMGYFVTPDRLSDFHKSMLFAFYGSTTELDGRGVRRLEALLDALVDFWGRHIGIVTGGGSGVMEKANTLAKARGILSGANFLEITDQAMTTDVDFCQVFQSTCRHSRQKWFEIASFPIFNVGGLGTLEELGITLCNMKLSIMEPVPIILFDTDGGGGFWADMTRQIHRMVEKGRAPAWVKDNIVITHDPREVIDAYRERLQLF; this is translated from the coding sequence ATGATCACACCCGAAGCCACCCCCCAGATTTTCCGCGGTCTGCTGCAGACCGCCGACGGCTTGATCACGCGGGTCTCGGAGTCAAACGGCCGGCAGATCCGCTTCCAGGCCGCCTTTAGCCTCTCCGACCGTCTGATCGAATGCATCCGGCACCAGCCCCAGGACGTGATCTTCAGCGAACGCTCGCGCATCGCCCGGCTGGGGGTGCAGATCAAGGGGCCTCCGCTCACCGCGGCGTGCCTCGACGGGCGGACGGCCGTCCTGGATCTCACCGCCACCCAGGTGATCGCCGGCTACCCGGGGCTCGATCTGTTGCGCGATTTTTTCACGGCCGGGCTGCCGGTGGGCCGCCTGGTCTACTGCGACCCCGACGCCCTGATGACCTCCGACCAGGTGCTGGCCGCCATCGAGGATTCGGCCTTGAAGCTGCCGGCTTCTACCTCGATTTCCAGCGATGGCAGCATCGTGATCGCCCCCCACCGGGTGGTCTGCGAGCTGAAGGAACCCATCGGCCGCGAAGTCCTGGGGCGCATTCTGATCAAGGACAACGGCCGCGAGATCCTCGGCCGGCATCAGGTCCGACGGCCCGTGGCCGCCCTTAAAATCCCGGCCGGCGAAGGGGTCATCACCACCTGCTCCATGTACCTCAACGAGCACTACGTGGTGCTGCAAAGCGGCTTTGAGCTGGGCGGCCACCTGCCGGCCACGATCCTGGACCCCATCAAGACCCGCGGCATCCGCATCTACCTGGAGATCGTCAACCGCACCGCGCACCTTTTGGTCAACCCGCTGATCACCGCCAAGATCTACCGGGCGCCCACCATCCGGCCCAGCCGCCGCAAAAGCGACAAGGGCCGGCCGCACTACACCTTCCAGGAAATGCGGGCGCTGGGGGTGCAGCTGGACGCCTTGCGGCCGGCCACCTGCCATTTTCTCGACAAACCGGTGGGGCTGCTCGCCAAGGCTGACGGTCAGCCGCGCTTTTTCGTCAACGGCCCCGACGCGCCCTGTCCCGCCACCATGGCCGAATGCGCCCTGGCCCGGCGGGATTTCTCGATTCGCAGCTGCTGCGCCCACCAGTATGCCACCGCCCACCTCAGGGAGGCGGCCATCGAGGCCCCCTCGGCCCTGGTGCTGAAGTACTTCCCCAACATCGTCGAGCACCGCGATATCATCAACGTGGTCTGCGATGGCAAAATCGACACCCTCTACTTCCTGGAACCCTCGCGCGAACACGGGCCGTTTCTCTCCCAGAACGACCACGGCCGTCTGCAAGATTACCACACCTTCGGGGTCCAGGTGTTCTGGGTCTCCAGCCTGACCCGGCGCATCATGGCCCACACCATGCGCGACGGCATGGGCTATTTCGTGACCCCCGACCGGCTCTCCGATTTCCACAAGTCCATGCTCTTCGCCTTCTACGGCTCCACCACGGAGCTCGACGGCCGGGGCGTGCGGCGCCTGGAAGCCCTGCTGGACGCGCTGGTGGACTTCTGGGGGCGCCACATCGGCATCGTTACCGGCGGCGGCAGCGGGGTGATGGAAAAGGCCAACACGCTGGCCAAGGCGCGCGGGATCCTCTCGGGGGCCAACTTCCTGGAAATCACCGACCAGGCCATGACCACCGATGTGGACTTCTGCCAGGTTTTCCAGTCCACCTGCCGCCACAGCCGGCAGAAATGGTTCGAGATCGCCTCGTTTCCGATCTTCAATGTCGGCGGCCTGGGGACCCTGGAGGAGTTGGGGATCACCCTGTGCAACATGAAGCTCTCGATCATGGAGCCGGTCCCCATCATCCTCTTCGACACCGACGGCGGCGGGGGCTTCTGGGCGGACATGACCCGTCAGATCCACCGGATGGTGGAAAAAGGCCGCGCGCCGGCCTGGGTCAAGGACAATATCGTGATCACCCACGACCCGCGCGAGGTGATCGACGCCTACCGCGAGCGGCTGCAGCTCTTTTAG
- the rtcA gene encoding RNA 3'-terminal phosphate cyclase produces the protein MLQIDGAQGEGGGQVLRSALALSLVTGRAFEIRRIRAGRQRPGLMRQHVAAVRAATAVGSARVAGGTMGSPQLTFIPEAVKPGGYRFAVGSAGSATLVLQTVLPALVLAAGPSTLVLKGGTHNPFAPPFDFLEKAFLPLVGRMGPRVEVALDRPGFFPAGGGRFTARITPADRLRPLHLSERGKLLRLRGVVILADLPRRIAEREAAALADALPLAVKDAAIREFPGCGPGNAVLVEVQSEHITEVFSACGARGRPAESVARAAAEEVLGYLAAGVPVGRRLADQLLLPMALAGGGSFHTHEPSRHTRTNIAVIAQFLDVAITARLLKQGAWCIAVGPRPASPPAGVD, from the coding sequence ATGCTGCAGATCGACGGGGCCCAGGGGGAGGGCGGCGGTCAGGTGCTGCGCAGCGCGCTGGCGCTCTCGCTGGTGACCGGCCGGGCCTTCGAGATCCGGCGTATCCGGGCCGGGCGGCAGCGCCCCGGTCTCATGCGGCAGCATGTAGCGGCCGTGCGCGCGGCCACCGCCGTGGGTTCGGCCCGCGTGGCGGGGGGGACCATGGGTTCCCCGCAGCTGACCTTTATACCGGAAGCGGTGAAACCCGGCGGCTACCGGTTCGCGGTGGGTTCGGCCGGCAGCGCCACCCTGGTGCTGCAGACCGTGCTTCCCGCCTTGGTGCTGGCCGCCGGGCCCTCGACGCTGGTCCTCAAGGGTGGCACCCACAACCCGTTCGCGCCGCCCTTCGATTTTCTGGAGAAGGCCTTCCTGCCCCTGGTCGGCCGGATGGGGCCACGGGTAGAGGTCGCGCTGGATCGGCCGGGGTTTTTCCCGGCCGGCGGCGGGCGCTTCACCGCCCGTATCACCCCGGCGGATCGGCTGCGGCCGCTGCACCTGTCGGAGCGCGGCAAATTGTTGAGGTTGCGGGGCGTCGTCATCTTGGCCGACCTGCCGCGTCGGATTGCCGAGCGCGAGGCAGCGGCGTTGGCGGACGCTCTGCCGCTTGCGGTCAAAGACGCGGCGATCCGGGAGTTTCCCGGCTGCGGACCCGGCAATGCCGTATTGGTCGAAGTGCAGAGCGAGCACATCACCGAGGTCTTCAGCGCTTGCGGCGCCCGCGGGCGCCCGGCCGAGAGCGTGGCCCGGGCGGCCGCCGAGGAGGTCCTGGGCTACCTGGCGGCGGGTGTGCCGGTGGGCCGCCGCTTGGCCGATCAACTGCTCCTGCCCATGGCCCTGGCCGGGGGCGGGTCCTTCCATACGCATGAGCCTTCACGCCACACCCGCACCAACATCGCCGTCATCGCCCAGTTCCTGGATGTCGCCATCACGGCCCGGCTTTTGAAGCAAGGCGCCTGGTGCATCGCGGTCGGGCCGCGGCCGGCATCCCCGCCAGCCGGCGTCGATTGA
- a CDS encoding FmdE family protein, translated as MNADTIMQGEDFKRCAAFHGHVCPGLSIGFRAAAAAMAWLRENRSADEELVAVVETDACSADAVQVLTGCTFGKGNFIHKDYGKMALTLFSRTSGDGVRVVMRPDAFAPDEAHFALLQKVIRGQAGDDERQRFEALHLERSREMLEMPEERLFKLSPVTMAPPPKARIDKSLPCARCGEPTMASKLQSIDGRQVCRGCLAEQVTARG; from the coding sequence ATGAACGCAGACACCATCATGCAAGGTGAGGATTTCAAGCGCTGCGCGGCCTTTCACGGCCATGTCTGCCCGGGGCTTTCGATCGGCTTTCGGGCGGCGGCGGCGGCCATGGCCTGGCTGCGTGAAAACCGCTCGGCCGATGAGGAGCTGGTGGCCGTGGTGGAGACCGACGCCTGCTCGGCCGATGCGGTCCAGGTGCTGACCGGCTGCACCTTCGGCAAGGGCAATTTCATTCACAAGGATTACGGCAAGATGGCCCTGACCCTCTTCAGCCGCACCAGCGGCGACGGGGTGCGGGTGGTCATGCGACCGGACGCCTTCGCGCCCGACGAGGCGCACTTCGCCCTGCTGCAGAAGGTCATCCGCGGCCAAGCCGGCGATGACGAGCGGCAGCGCTTCGAAGCGCTGCACCTGGAGCGCAGCCGGGAAATGCTGGAGATGCCCGAGGAGCGGCTCTTCAAGCTCTCGCCGGTGACGATGGCGCCGCCGCCCAAGGCCCGGATCGACAAGTCCCTGCCCTGCGCCCGCTGCGGCGAGCCCACCATGGCCTCCAAACTGCAGAGCATCGACGGTCGGCAGGTGTGTCGCGGCTGCCTGGCGGAGCAGGTCACCGCCAGGGGCTGA
- the tsaA gene encoding tRNA (N6-threonylcarbamoyladenosine(37)-N6)-methyltransferase TrmO produces MAEELVEMEISLQPVGVVRSAIKTPLLGAGNSDLELKERLEKIRAQHRQLKDLVSELVIDPRLEGILDGIEAFSHIVVLYWPHLVAPERRKLRRVHPMGRKDLPLQGIFATRSPARPNPVLISTVPLLGRAGNILRVRSLEAVDGSPIIDIKPYVEIYHGVENPRFPEWLLQIQRDLADDAADKTP; encoded by the coding sequence ATGGCAGAGGAGCTGGTGGAAATGGAAATATCCCTGCAGCCGGTGGGCGTGGTGCGCAGCGCCATCAAGACCCCGCTGTTGGGGGCCGGCAACAGCGACTTGGAGCTCAAAGAGCGCCTGGAGAAGATTCGCGCGCAGCACCGGCAGCTCAAGGACCTGGTCTCGGAGCTGGTCATCGACCCGCGCCTGGAGGGGATCCTGGACGGGATCGAGGCCTTTTCGCACATCGTGGTGCTCTACTGGCCGCACTTGGTGGCCCCGGAGCGCCGCAAGCTGCGCCGGGTGCACCCCATGGGGCGCAAGGACCTGCCGCTGCAGGGGATTTTCGCCACCCGCAGCCCGGCCCGGCCCAACCCGGTGCTGATCTCGACCGTGCCCCTGCTGGGGCGGGCGGGGAACATCCTCCGGGTGCGGTCCCTGGAGGCGGTGGACGGCAGCCCGATCATCGACATCAAGCCTTACGTCGAAATCTACCACGGCGTCGAAAACCCCCGTTTCCCGGAGTGGCTGCTGCAGATCCAGCGGGATCTGGCCGACGACGCCGCGGACAAGACCCCGTGA